The proteins below are encoded in one region of Deltaproteobacteria bacterium:
- a CDS encoding zf-HC2 domain-containing protein, giving the protein MQHCKECVELLGEYIEGTLSPERAKALEDHLSFCPPCITFVRTYRATRKLCRHALAAEMPQELMSSLSSFLGKHVPGFPCSKGDTAAVQETAAADTGRKKV; this is encoded by the coding sequence ATCCAGCACTGCAAGGAATGCGTCGAGTTGCTCGGCGAGTACATCGAGGGCACGCTTTCCCCCGAGCGAGCGAAGGCACTGGAAGATCATCTCAGCTTTTGTCCTCCCTGCATCACCTTCGTCCGCACCTATCGCGCGACGCGGAAGCTCTGCCGGCACGCGCTCGCGGCCGAGATGCCCCAGGAGCTGATGAGCTCGTTGTCATCGTTCCTCGGCAAGCACGTGCCCGGTTTCCCCTGCTCGAAGGGCGACACAGCGGCGGTCCAGGAGACCGCCGCCGCCGACACCGGGCGCAAGAAAGTCTAG